Proteins encoded within one genomic window of Cucumis sativus cultivar 9930 chromosome 3, Cucumber_9930_V3, whole genome shotgun sequence:
- the LOC101206567 gene encoding uncharacterized protein LOC101206567, which produces MKPWQFKIPSPKNTLRLELDHTNTGMSFDTMRVQSSTTPQSPTSSRMLERALSSRRVPHHTGDIDDDDDDVSKTKKHHFSFFTHRISNYFVRIGPIWACLAIVALILLLIFSLIFFHSRRFVCVSSYDPVSRSGFFGMDGLDSDFGSLGVPWCRSKHGKTVEWTAKDLLKALEEFVPIYETRPIKNNMYGMGFDHSFGLWFIARWLKPDLLIESGAFKGHSTWVLRQAMPYTRIISLSPRHPEKYLKKGPAYVDANCTYFAGKDFVDFGSVAWKNVMKEHGINDLSRVLVFFDDHQNELKRIKQALNAGFQHLVFEDNYDTGTGDHYSLRQMCDQFYIRGGGHSCFKDSDEARIRGKRKLFWEKAVDIEELCGPYESWWGVQGYMRDDFNHSNRAISHAEHFQNSRYLESILDVYWEVPPVAGPSLTHQTRYDPARVSSPIVEDGRYGLFQRLGLTRLETSVFNGYTQMVYIQISKQ; this is translated from the exons atgaAGCCATGGCAATTCAAGATTCCAAGCCCGAAGAATACCCTTCGCTTAGAACTCGACCATACCAACACCGGAATGAGCTTCGACACTATGAGAGTTCAATCCTCAACAACCCCTCAAAGCCCTACTTCCAGTCGAATGCTCGAACGTGCCCTTTCTTCTCGTAGAGTTCCTCATCACACTGGTGATATTGATGATGACGACGACGACGTTTCCAAGACTAAGAAGCACcatttctccttcttcacTCACCGAATTTCCAATTACTTTGTTCGAATCGGACCCATTTGGGCTTGCCTTGCTATCGTTGCCTTAATCCTTCTCttgattttctctttgatATTCTTTCACTCCCGCAGATTTGTCTGTGTTTCCTCTTACGATCCTGTTTCCCGTTCTGGGTTCTTCGGTATGGACGGGCTAGATTCGGATTTTGGCTCTCTTGGTGTGCCCTGGT GCAGATCGAAACATGGAAAGACAGTGGAATGGACAGCAAAAGATTTACTTAAAGCCTTGGAAGAGTTTGTACCAATTTATGAGACCCGTcccataaaaaataacatgtaTGGGATGGGCTTTGATCATAGCTTTGGCCTTTGGTTTATTGCTCGTTGGCTAAAGCCGGATCTGCTAATCGAGAGTGGCGCATTCAAGGGACACTCAACTTGGGTGCTACGGCAAGCAATGCCATACACACGAATTATTTCACTGTCACCTCGACACCCTGAAAAATACTTGAAGAAAGGGCCTGCTTACGTTGATGCTAACTGTACATACTTTGCTGGAAAGGACTTTGTAGATTTTGGAAGTGTTGCTTGGAAAAATGTGATGAAAGAACATGGAATTAACGATCTTAGTCGAGTCCTTGTATTTTTTGATGACCATCAGAACGAACTCAAGAg AATAAAGCAGGCTCTGAACGCTGGCTTTCAACATCTTGTTTTTGAGGATAACTATGATACTGGTACAGGAGATCACTATTCTTTAAGGCAGATGTGCGATCAGTTCTATATTAGAG GAGGTGGGCACAGTTGCTTCAAGGACAGTGATGAAGCTAGAATCAGAGGAAAAAGGAAGTTGTTCTGGGAGAAGGCAGTGGATATCGAAGAACTTTGTGGACCATATGAATCTTGGTGGGGTGTCCAAGGCTACATGCGTGACGATTTTAACCATAGTAATAGGGCTATTTCCCATGCAGAGCACTTCCAAAATAGCAGATACCTGGAGTCAATTCTTGATGTTTATTGGGAGGTCCCTCCTGTTGCTGGCCCTTCCTTAACACATCAAACTAGATATGATCCTGCTCGTGTTTCCAGCCCTATTGTCGAAGATGGCAGGTATGGTTTGTTCCAGCGGCTTGGTTTAACTCGACTTGAGACTTCTGTATTTAATGGATACACACAAATGGTCTATATACAGATATCTAAACAATAG